From a region of the Hymenobacter jejuensis genome:
- a CDS encoding sensor histidine kinase, translated as MAHSPTTALPRALAPWMRTLLLMLALAASITLFTCGPCWSDPHEMMANFLFCLAFTVGLWLTNGFAVEWLNGYVSWKQQPVKRLILTLIVSLGGSLVVIFGLHFVYRVLYRGHDASVLLSAPVLRQLAFPIVITIICSLVMHSRAFLQGWREALVSNERLQKENAVSQYESLRKQVNPHFLFNSLNALTSLVEEDPKRAVRFIRQLSEVYRYVLDSQEQEVVSLAEELRFAESYLYLQRTRLGEGLDVAFDLPPAAALEQFMLPPLALQLLLENAIKHNATRTDQPLRIRVELDQAAQQVVVRNTLRPRRVSPEESTGLGLSNLQARYAFLSKQPVQIEQTATEFIVKLPVLEMVTA; from the coding sequence ATGGCTCACTCGCCCACCACTGCTCTACCACGGGCCCTCGCTCCGTGGATGCGAACCCTGCTGTTGATGCTGGCTTTGGCCGCGAGCATAACGCTCTTTACGTGTGGGCCGTGCTGGAGCGATCCGCACGAAATGATGGCCAATTTCCTGTTCTGCCTGGCTTTTACCGTCGGGCTATGGCTCACCAACGGGTTTGCCGTGGAGTGGCTAAACGGGTACGTCAGCTGGAAGCAGCAGCCGGTTAAGCGCCTGATTCTGACGCTGATTGTGTCGCTGGGAGGCTCGTTGGTGGTCATTTTCGGGCTGCATTTTGTGTACCGGGTGCTCTACCGCGGCCACGATGCGTCGGTGCTGCTGTCGGCGCCGGTATTGCGCCAGCTCGCGTTCCCGATCGTTATTACCATTATTTGCTCATTGGTGATGCACAGCCGCGCATTTTTGCAGGGGTGGCGTGAAGCGCTGGTCAGCAACGAGCGGCTGCAAAAGGAAAACGCCGTGTCGCAGTACGAGTCGTTGCGCAAGCAGGTCAATCCACATTTTCTGTTCAACTCTCTCAACGCCCTGACTTCCTTGGTCGAGGAAGACCCCAAACGGGCCGTGCGCTTCATTCGGCAGCTGTCGGAAGTGTATCGCTACGTGCTGGATAGCCAGGAGCAAGAGGTGGTATCGCTGGCCGAAGAACTGCGGTTTGCCGAGTCGTATCTGTATTTGCAACGCACGCGCCTCGGCGAAGGGCTCGACGTCGCCTTCGATTTGCCGCCGGCCGCGGCGCTGGAGCAGTTTATGCTGCCGCCGCTGGCCTTGCAGCTGCTGCTCGAAAACGCCATCAAGCACAACGCCACCCGCACCGATCAGCCCCTGCGTATCCGAGTGGAGCTTGACCAAGCCGCCCAGCAAGTAGTGGTCCGCAACACGCTCCGGCCGCGCCGCGTGAGTCCCGAAGAATCTACGGGCCTGGGCCTGAGTAACTTGCAGGCCCGGTACGCTTTCCTCAGCAAACAACCCGTTCAGATCGAGCAGACGGCCACGGAATTCATTGTGAAGCTGCCGGTGCTGGAGATGGTAACCGCGTAA
- a CDS encoding AMP-binding protein, whose translation MATDSDLLPDSLLLNGREFRYDDIRQYPANSPTELNGYEAKVLDFCRQWLNGAQEFGLRTSGSTGAPQAIQMRRRQLAASAKRTGDYFDLGPGDRMLVCLNCEFVGGLMMLVRGFELNLHMTIVEPHADPLALVSAKEPFDFASFVPLQMRTVLDNGHSARLNTMRAILVGGASVDSSLNKAIQKLKVPVYLTYGMTETASHIALRRLNGPEASPHYRVLPGIHVEQDDRGCLTVRADVTDNQLIITNDRIRLLDAHTFEWLGRADFVINSGGVKVQAEKVEQVLEVALAEIDTANRRSFVIGRPDTRLGEQVTAFIEGKPLSAAQNKHLLALLSERLDRYERPRELVYVPEFRTTASGKLDRLGTVRASATTTQKDAAQP comes from the coding sequence ATGGCTACCGATTCCGATCTCCTCCCCGACTCCCTCCTGCTCAACGGCCGCGAATTCCGTTACGATGACATCCGGCAATACCCAGCCAACAGCCCCACCGAGCTCAACGGCTACGAGGCGAAAGTGCTGGATTTCTGTCGGCAGTGGCTGAACGGGGCGCAGGAGTTTGGGCTGCGCACATCGGGCTCGACCGGGGCACCGCAGGCCATTCAGATGCGGCGGCGGCAGCTGGCGGCCAGTGCCAAGCGCACTGGCGACTACTTCGACCTCGGCCCCGGCGACCGCATGCTCGTGTGCCTCAACTGCGAGTTTGTAGGCGGCCTCATGATGCTGGTGCGCGGCTTCGAGCTGAACCTGCACATGACCATTGTGGAGCCGCACGCCGACCCGTTGGCGCTGGTGTCGGCGAAGGAGCCGTTTGATTTTGCTTCGTTTGTGCCGTTGCAAATGCGTACGGTGCTCGACAACGGCCACAGCGCGCGCCTCAACACGATGCGCGCTATTTTGGTCGGCGGCGCTTCTGTGGACAGCAGCCTGAACAAGGCCATTCAGAAGCTGAAAGTGCCGGTGTACCTCACCTACGGCATGACCGAAACGGCCTCGCACATTGCCTTGCGCCGCCTCAACGGCCCCGAGGCTTCGCCGCACTACCGCGTGCTCCCCGGCATTCACGTCGAGCAGGACGACCGCGGCTGCCTGACCGTGCGCGCAGATGTTACTGACAATCAATTAATTATCACCAACGACCGCATCCGGCTGCTCGATGCGCATACGTTCGAGTGGCTGGGCCGCGCCGATTTTGTCATCAACTCGGGCGGCGTGAAGGTGCAGGCCGAGAAAGTTGAGCAAGTATTGGAAGTAGCTCTAGCTGAGATAGATACCGCAAACCGTCGGTCTTTTGTAATCGGTCGGCCCGATACGCGCCTGGGCGAGCAAGTCACGGCGTTTATTGAAGGAAAGCCGCTGTCTGCTGCGCAAAACAAGCACCTGCTGGCCCTGCTCAGCGAGCGCCTCGACCGCTACGAACGGCCGCGTGAGCTGGTGTACGTGCCCGAATTTCGGACCACTGCCTCGGGCAAGCTCGATCGGTTGGGTACGGTACGCGCCAGCGCTACCACAACCCAAAAAGACGCTGCACAGCCCTAA
- the menB gene encoding 1,4-dihydroxy-2-naphthoyl-CoA synthase produces MAEQITWTPIKEFREILFSFHEGIAKISINRPQVHNAFTPLTVQEMIEAMDICRNRTDIGVVILTGEGGKAFCSGGDQSVRGHGGYVGEDTVPRLNVLDLQKQIRSIPKPVIAMVAGWAIGGGHVLHVVCDLSIAAENARFGQTGPKVGSFDGGFGASYLARVVGQKKAREIWFLCDQYDAQEALDMGLVNKVVPLEKLEETTVTWCRKILEKSPLALRMLKSSFNAELDGQAGIQELAGNATLLYYLSEEAKEGKNAFIEKRQPDFSKYPKFP; encoded by the coding sequence ATGGCCGAACAAATCACCTGGACTCCGATTAAGGAGTTCCGCGAAATCCTTTTCAGCTTTCACGAAGGCATCGCCAAAATCTCGATCAACCGCCCGCAGGTGCACAACGCCTTCACGCCGCTCACGGTGCAGGAGATGATTGAGGCCATGGACATTTGCCGCAACCGCACCGACATCGGCGTCGTGATCCTGACCGGCGAAGGCGGCAAGGCCTTCTGCTCGGGCGGCGACCAGAGTGTGCGCGGCCACGGCGGCTACGTGGGCGAAGACACCGTGCCTCGCCTCAACGTGCTGGATCTGCAAAAGCAAATTCGCTCGATTCCGAAACCCGTCATTGCGATGGTGGCCGGTTGGGCCATCGGCGGCGGCCACGTGCTGCACGTGGTCTGCGACCTGAGCATTGCGGCCGAAAACGCCCGCTTCGGCCAGACCGGCCCGAAAGTCGGCTCCTTCGATGGCGGTTTTGGCGCGAGCTACTTGGCGCGCGTCGTCGGCCAGAAAAAAGCCCGCGAGATCTGGTTTCTCTGCGACCAGTACGACGCGCAGGAAGCCCTCGACATGGGCCTCGTCAACAAAGTGGTGCCCCTGGAGAAGCTGGAAGAAACGACCGTTACCTGGTGTCGTAAGATATTGGAAAAGAGCCCATTAGCTTTACGCATGCTCAAGTCTTCGTTCAATGCGGAGCTCGACGGCCAAGCTGGCATTCAGGAGTTGGCCGGCAACGCGACGTTGCTGTATTATCTCTCCGAAGAGGCCAAAGAGGGCAAAAACGCCTTCATCGAAAAGCGTCAACCCGACTTCTCGAAGTACCCGAAGTTCCCGTAA
- a CDS encoding sugar phosphate isomerase/epimerase family protein, producing MKLKFVPVLALFVALAALLSFAPSKEYIPQIGLVAPIDQDSLVYAAGFRMIGETVSRMVSPALSEEQFKQNLSRMKKAKCKVYLCNILFTGKIKIAGPNVNDARVVAYVDSVFARAQQANIPFIVLGSGGARRIPEGYDAQKAQADFVVLCRKMAVAAQKHGIMIAIENLNSSETNFLNTVKSAAEVVRAVNHPNFKLNADIFHMLRESESPQSIIDAKDILVHCEIAEKQNRSFPGVQGEDFKPYLRALRKAKYKGNVFIEGNTTSPRTDIPLAFNYLTKQIKEVYAER from the coding sequence ATGAAATTGAAATTCGTACCCGTGCTGGCACTTTTCGTGGCGCTTGCGGCTTTGCTCAGCTTTGCGCCAAGCAAGGAGTACATTCCGCAAATCGGCCTCGTGGCACCCATTGATCAGGACAGCTTGGTGTATGCCGCTGGTTTCCGCATGATCGGGGAAACCGTAAGCCGCATGGTTTCGCCGGCTCTATCGGAGGAGCAATTCAAGCAAAACTTGTCCCGGATGAAAAAGGCGAAGTGCAAAGTATACCTCTGCAACATTCTCTTTACCGGCAAGATAAAAATCGCTGGGCCGAACGTGAATGACGCCCGCGTGGTAGCGTATGTCGACAGCGTTTTTGCGCGGGCTCAGCAAGCCAACATTCCTTTTATCGTACTCGGCAGCGGGGGCGCTCGCCGGATTCCGGAAGGCTATGATGCGCAGAAGGCCCAGGCTGATTTTGTTGTCTTGTGCCGCAAAATGGCTGTTGCTGCGCAAAAACACGGAATCATGATTGCCATTGAAAACCTTAATTCTTCCGAAACGAATTTTCTGAACACCGTAAAGTCAGCGGCGGAAGTCGTGCGGGCCGTCAACCATCCCAACTTCAAACTCAACGCTGATATTTTTCACATGCTGCGCGAAAGTGAGTCGCCGCAGAGCATTATCGACGCTAAGGATATATTGGTCCACTGCGAAATCGCAGAAAAACAAAACCGCTCGTTCCCAGGCGTGCAAGGCGAAGACTTTAAGCCGTATTTAAGAGCCTTGAGAAAGGCGAAATACAAAGGCAACGTTTTTATTGAGGGCAATACCACCAGCCCGCGTACCGACATACCCTTGGCCTTTAACTACCTAACAAAGCAGATAAAGGAAGTGTACGCGGAGAGGTAA
- a CDS encoding adenylate/guanylate cyclase domain-containing protein has translation MKESQICLGCWEHMHMPTVIRGPFSFLFKSFGIKRSQMHPNLCTYCESNFAKIMKHKQIPVSTTILFADIRGYTDLSQQIEGAKVNELLNSFYDRCSAAIWEEDGIVNKFIGDAVLAIFNFPLIRKDHVQNAVSAAVQLQKNCQHLKEEIGLSDIHTLGVGIGIHTGECYMGEVGTTYKDFTAIGPVVNLTSRLQGAAGVGEIMVTEEVFNEVKEQFPDAQKKTLTLKGINNPVTGYVLT, from the coding sequence ATGAAAGAATCACAGATTTGCTTGGGTTGCTGGGAACATATGCATATGCCAACTGTCATACGTGGGCCCTTTTCTTTTCTTTTCAAGAGTTTTGGCATCAAGAGAAGCCAAATGCATCCAAATCTTTGCACCTATTGCGAAAGCAATTTTGCCAAGATCATGAAGCATAAGCAGATACCCGTTTCCACCACCATTCTCTTTGCTGACATTCGGGGGTACACGGATTTGTCGCAGCAAATAGAAGGCGCAAAAGTGAATGAGCTGCTCAACAGCTTTTACGACCGCTGTTCGGCAGCGATCTGGGAAGAGGACGGGATTGTCAACAAATTCATCGGCGATGCTGTGCTGGCTATTTTCAATTTCCCGTTAATCAGGAAAGACCACGTACAAAATGCGGTAAGTGCAGCTGTTCAGCTGCAAAAAAACTGTCAACACCTAAAAGAAGAAATTGGCCTGAGTGATATTCACACGCTTGGGGTAGGAATAGGAATCCATACAGGCGAATGCTACATGGGGGAAGTAGGAACCACGTACAAAGATTTTACCGCCATAGGCCCGGTGGTCAACCTCACGTCAAGATTGCAGGGGGCGGCCGGCGTAGGTGAAATCATGGTCACGGAGGAAGTATTCAACGAGGTAAAAGAGCAATTTCCCGATGCGCAGAAGAAAACCCTGACCCTGAAGGGCATCAACAACCCTGTAACTGGCTATGTACTTACTTAG
- a CDS encoding sensor histidine kinase, translated as MNDRRLLQWGIPLVSLLMLLPNFGYAFQSVPMFLISWSISLVYTVGIWWGTRTIWQRLYERFPQVEQTARRIWLLAVGCVLYASLATLLITIGLALVVPQFGTLSAESLLVGMAVNLVPTSIVLLVYESRHFFYQWELNVRRAEQLSRAGVQSQLEALQSQLDPHFLFNSLNTLSALIEPENEPAQQFLEHLSDVYRYVLLSRATPTVPLAEELAFVDTYLALHKIRFRDNLLITKSIPSAALEQRVAPLSVQLLVENALKHNVASREHPLHLHLSADVAAGHFEVRNSRRLRTAGLTPGTGMGLQNVRHRYELLQAPRPVEVLVDEDFFTVRLPLLPPDASSLPEPHGSKQLTTHQHNILSSNKI; from the coding sequence ATGAACGACCGTCGTCTGTTGCAGTGGGGAATCCCGCTGGTAAGCCTGTTGATGCTACTGCCCAACTTCGGCTATGCCTTCCAGTCTGTGCCGATGTTTCTGATTAGCTGGAGCATTTCGCTGGTATACACAGTGGGCATCTGGTGGGGCACACGCACCATTTGGCAGCGCCTTTACGAGCGGTTTCCGCAGGTCGAGCAAACGGCCCGCCGAATCTGGCTGCTGGCCGTGGGCTGCGTGCTGTACGCCAGCCTCGCCACGCTGCTCATCACCATCGGGCTCGCGCTCGTAGTGCCCCAGTTTGGTACGTTGAGCGCAGAAAGCCTGCTGGTGGGCATGGCCGTAAATCTGGTCCCGACCTCTATTGTATTGCTTGTGTACGAAAGCCGGCACTTTTTCTACCAGTGGGAACTCAACGTGCGGCGGGCCGAACAGCTCAGCCGCGCCGGTGTGCAGTCGCAGCTTGAGGCCTTGCAAAGCCAACTCGACCCCCACTTTCTGTTCAACTCCCTCAACACGCTCTCGGCCCTGATTGAGCCCGAAAACGAGCCTGCTCAACAATTTCTGGAGCACCTCTCCGACGTGTATCGCTACGTGCTGCTAAGCCGCGCTACGCCCACCGTGCCGCTGGCCGAGGAGCTGGCTTTCGTGGATACGTATCTGGCACTACACAAAATCCGCTTCCGCGACAACCTTCTCATTACCAAATCAATACCTAGCGCCGCGCTCGAGCAGCGGGTAGCGCCGCTGAGTGTGCAGTTGCTGGTCGAAAATGCCCTGAAGCACAACGTCGCGTCCCGCGAGCACCCGCTGCATCTGCACCTGAGCGCCGATGTGGCAGCCGGTCATTTCGAAGTTCGGAATTCGCGGCGCCTGCGCACGGCCGGCCTCACGCCCGGCACGGGCATGGGCCTCCAAAATGTGCGCCATCGCTACGAGTTGTTGCAAGCGCCGCGGCCGGTGGAAGTGCTGGTCGACGAAGATTTCTTTACCGTCCGGCTGCCGCTTCTGCCCCCGGACGCCTCTAGCTTACCCGAACCGCATGGCAGCAAACAGCTTACCACTCATCAACATAACATCTTATCTAGCAACAAGATATGA
- a CDS encoding LytR/AlgR family response regulator transcription factor, giving the protein MLPAYPLRAILVEDEPLAARRLTDLLRRQKPTVEVIGTAESVEAAVVLLQTVVPAPDVLFLDIHLADGLSFELFERTAVTCPVIFTTAYDRYALRAFKVNSIDYLLKPIDEEELQVALQKLHALRQTPAGPLAPAFDPALLAQMLQQLQPQANHKKQFVVRVGEHLKVIPVEQISYFFSLEKVTMLQTRENRRFVVDYTLEQLENMLNPREFFRLNRAYLAHADAIHDIIHYTNSRLQTVLRPAAPEEAPVLVSRERVPAFKAWLDR; this is encoded by the coding sequence ATGCTCCCTGCTTATCCTTTGCGTGCCATTCTGGTTGAAGACGAGCCGCTCGCGGCCCGGCGCCTTACCGATCTGCTTCGACGGCAGAAGCCCACGGTAGAGGTCATCGGGACGGCCGAATCGGTGGAGGCGGCTGTGGTGCTGCTCCAAACCGTGGTGCCCGCGCCGGACGTGCTGTTTCTGGATATCCATCTGGCTGATGGCCTGAGCTTTGAGCTATTTGAGCGCACCGCCGTAACGTGCCCCGTCATTTTTACCACCGCCTACGACCGCTATGCCTTGCGGGCATTCAAGGTCAATAGCATCGATTATTTGCTCAAGCCCATCGACGAGGAAGAGCTGCAAGTGGCTCTGCAGAAGCTCCATGCGCTACGCCAAACGCCCGCCGGGCCCCTTGCGCCGGCGTTCGATCCGGCGCTATTGGCCCAGATGCTCCAGCAACTGCAACCCCAGGCCAACCACAAAAAGCAGTTTGTAGTGCGCGTCGGGGAGCATCTGAAAGTGATTCCGGTGGAGCAGATCAGCTACTTTTTCAGCCTCGAAAAAGTGACGATGCTCCAAACGCGCGAAAACCGGCGCTTCGTGGTCGATTACACCCTGGAGCAGCTCGAAAACATGCTCAATCCGCGTGAGTTTTTTCGTCTCAACCGCGCCTACCTCGCCCACGCCGACGCCATCCACGACATCATTCACTACACCAATAGCCGCCTCCAAACCGTGCTGCGCCCCGCCGCCCCGGAGGAGGCGCCTGTGCTCGTCAGCCGCGAGCGCGTGCCCGCGTTCAAGGCGTGGCTGGATCGGTAA
- a CDS encoding LytR/AlgR family response regulator transcription factor, whose amino-acid sequence MKVLLLEDEYPAAERLQRLLHQAAPEAQVLTVLDSVTAAVAWLAANPAPDAILADIQLADGLSLEVFDRAVVSSPVIFTTAYDAYAIRAFKANSIDYLLKPIKLADLQAAFAKLRQWGTPAASNPDPTQRLERLLDSLPRPAQPFKTRFLVRSGEQLLPLPTEQVAWFQSRHEVTTLVATDGRRFVVDYTLEQLEQLLNPQQFFRLNRQFLAHLQAVQRLHPHFNGKLKLDLSPAPTDEVMVSREKAGAFKNWLEG is encoded by the coding sequence ATGAAAGTATTGTTGCTTGAAGACGAATACCCGGCGGCCGAGCGCTTGCAGCGGCTCTTGCACCAAGCCGCGCCCGAAGCGCAAGTGCTGACCGTGCTGGACAGCGTGACGGCGGCGGTGGCCTGGCTGGCCGCCAACCCTGCCCCGGACGCGATTCTGGCCGACATTCAGCTGGCCGATGGGCTGAGCCTCGAAGTGTTTGACCGAGCGGTGGTGAGCAGTCCGGTTATTTTCACCACCGCTTACGATGCCTATGCCATCCGGGCGTTCAAAGCCAACAGCATCGATTACCTGCTCAAGCCCATTAAGCTCGCCGACTTGCAGGCCGCTTTTGCCAAGTTGCGCCAGTGGGGCACGCCGGCCGCATCCAACCCCGATCCGACGCAACGCCTCGAACGCCTCCTCGACAGCCTGCCCCGGCCGGCGCAGCCGTTCAAAACGCGGTTTTTGGTGCGCAGCGGCGAGCAGCTCCTGCCTTTGCCCACCGAGCAAGTCGCTTGGTTTCAGAGCCGCCACGAGGTCACGACGCTCGTCGCCACCGACGGCCGGCGCTTTGTGGTCGATTACACGCTGGAGCAGTTGGAGCAGCTCCTGAATCCGCAGCAGTTTTTTCGCCTCAACCGGCAGTTTCTGGCACATTTGCAAGCCGTACAGCGCCTGCACCCGCATTTCAACGGCAAGTTGAAGCTTGATCTCTCGCCCGCCCCCACGGATGAGGTGATGGTCAGCCGGGAGAAAGCGGGCGCGTTTAAGAATTGGCTGGAAGGCTGA
- a CDS encoding lipase maturation factor family protein, producing the protein MASESQRATRPPDSPPSYWLTRFVLLRLLGVIYAVAFLVAINQIVPLVGSNGLLPMESYLKQVSEVLGSDRAGFMRLPSLFWLWHSDTALITVAWIGFLLSCVVAAGFANALMLAVLWFLYLSFTHLGQDWYSYGWEIQLTETGFLAIFLCPLLDLRPFPRYAPPMPILMLFRWLAFRVMLGAGLIKVRGDEIWRNSTALYYHFETQPIPGPLSRWFHFLPRTALRVGVWFNWLAEIVAPFFVFGPRLARHIAGAVIVLFQINIILSGNLSFLNWLTILPALACFDDGFWARLLPGWLVRKAQAAAGRAEVSRPMRATAWATTVLIAGLSIRPALNMVSPGQIMNTSFDPLDLVNTYGAFGTVGQQRLNVVFEGTLDEAPNDSAHWQPYLYKGLPVLLDQRPPQIAPYQLRLDWQMWFAAMASPAEYPWTLNLVWKLLHNEPGVVGLFAHNPFPNRPPRYVRAVLYRYWFAQPGNAQGLWWQRERVSIWLPPMSADDPQLIGVLRSAGWIPLK; encoded by the coding sequence ATGGCTAGCGAATCTCAACGTGCTACGCGCCCCCCGGATAGCCCTCCTTCCTACTGGCTCACCCGATTCGTCCTGTTGCGCCTGCTGGGCGTGATCTATGCGGTAGCTTTTCTGGTAGCAATCAACCAGATTGTCCCCTTGGTCGGCTCCAACGGGCTGCTGCCCATGGAGAGTTACCTCAAGCAGGTAAGCGAGGTACTGGGCTCCGACAGGGCGGGCTTTATGCGCCTGCCGTCGCTGTTTTGGCTGTGGCATTCTGACACGGCTCTAATAACAGTCGCCTGGATTGGTTTTTTGCTTTCCTGCGTCGTTGCGGCCGGTTTTGCGAACGCGCTGATGCTGGCCGTGCTCTGGTTTCTCTACCTGTCCTTCACGCACCTCGGGCAAGACTGGTACAGCTACGGTTGGGAGATTCAGCTGACCGAAACCGGGTTTTTGGCCATTTTTCTCTGCCCTTTGCTCGATCTGCGGCCGTTTCCGCGGTACGCGCCGCCCATGCCCATCCTTATGCTGTTTCGGTGGCTGGCCTTTCGCGTCATGCTCGGCGCGGGCTTGATTAAGGTGCGGGGGGATGAAATCTGGCGCAACAGCACAGCCCTCTACTACCATTTCGAAACGCAGCCCATCCCCGGCCCGCTAAGCCGGTGGTTTCATTTTCTGCCGCGCACGGCGCTGCGGGTGGGCGTCTGGTTCAATTGGCTGGCCGAGATCGTCGCGCCTTTCTTCGTGTTCGGGCCGCGACTTGCCCGACATATTGCAGGAGCGGTGATCGTGTTATTCCAGATTAACATCATTCTCAGCGGTAATCTGTCGTTTCTGAACTGGCTGACGATTCTGCCGGCTTTGGCTTGTTTCGACGATGGCTTCTGGGCCCGGCTGCTTCCCGGCTGGCTCGTTCGAAAAGCGCAGGCGGCGGCTGGGCGGGCCGAAGTATCTAGGCCCATGCGGGCTACTGCCTGGGCCACAACGGTTCTTATTGCTGGCCTCAGCATTCGACCAGCGCTAAACATGGTGTCGCCGGGGCAGATCATGAACACGTCCTTCGACCCGCTGGACCTCGTCAATACCTACGGGGCCTTCGGGACCGTGGGACAGCAGCGGCTCAATGTGGTGTTCGAGGGAACCCTCGACGAAGCGCCCAACGACAGCGCCCACTGGCAACCCTATCTCTACAAAGGCTTGCCGGTGCTGCTAGACCAGAGGCCGCCGCAAATTGCGCCTTATCAGCTGCGGCTGGACTGGCAAATGTGGTTCGCGGCAATGGCCTCGCCGGCCGAATATCCCTGGACGCTGAACCTGGTATGGAAGCTCCTGCACAATGAACCCGGGGTTGTCGGCTTGTTTGCCCATAACCCTTTCCCCAACCGGCCGCCGCGCTACGTCCGGGCCGTGCTGTACCGGTATTGGTTTGCCCAACCCGGCAACGCCCAGGGCTTGTGGTGGCAGCGCGAGCGAGTCAGCATCTGGCTGCCGCCCATGTCCGCCGACGATCCGCAACTGATCGGAGTGTTAAGAAGTGCCGGCTGGATTCCGCTTAAGTGA
- a CDS encoding ABA4-like family protein: protein MTFSPDALFSLAGSVALLGWLLLVLLPRWRVTRWVVLSNALPLVLAVGYTLFIGRHFLGPDAGAGGFGSLGQVAALFRDPWALLAGWVHYLCFDLAVGAWEVRDAQRRGVPHLLVVPALLLTFQLGPVGLLLYSLLRRFYAAKPAISSI from the coding sequence ATGACTTTCTCCCCTGACGCTCTCTTCTCGCTGGCCGGCTCCGTAGCGCTGCTGGGCTGGCTGTTGCTTGTGTTGCTGCCGCGCTGGCGCGTAACGCGGTGGGTGGTCTTGAGCAACGCCCTGCCGCTGGTGCTGGCCGTGGGTTATACCCTCTTTATTGGAAGGCACTTTCTGGGTCCCGATGCGGGCGCGGGCGGCTTTGGCTCGCTTGGTCAGGTGGCGGCCCTGTTTCGCGATCCGTGGGCACTGCTGGCCGGCTGGGTGCATTACCTGTGCTTCGATCTGGCGGTGGGCGCCTGGGAAGTGCGCGATGCCCAGCGCCGCGGCGTGCCGCACCTGCTGGTGGTGCCGGCGCTCCTACTCACTTTCCAGCTGGGGCCGGTGGGCCTTTTGCTGTACAGCCTCCTGCGCCGCTTCTATGCGGCCAAGCCGGCAATTTCGTCGATCTAG
- a CDS encoding GNAT family N-acetyltransferase codes for MTLDLGLLERWLTGWSLARGLPLPQPYGGGLVVEVGWPEQVRRHVFVEAGPALQACAARIRDPFIYLKAAVEPAHLRRALPAPWQIEQPRYLMRSTEPMTPVPMPAGYDVQATVEHGASVIRLVDATGQTAAMGRVVMHGASAVFDRIETQEAHRRKGLGTSVMSALDDLAKQAGVSERLLVATEAGCALYQRLGWRVVAPYATAVLPASSFTDPATP; via the coding sequence ATGACCCTCGACTTAGGTCTGCTGGAGCGCTGGTTGACGGGCTGGAGCCTGGCCCGCGGCTTACCGCTTCCCCAACCTTACGGGGGCGGGTTGGTAGTCGAAGTAGGCTGGCCCGAGCAGGTGCGGCGCCACGTGTTTGTGGAAGCAGGACCCGCCCTACAAGCCTGCGCCGCCCGCATCCGGGACCCATTCATTTACCTCAAGGCGGCAGTCGAGCCGGCCCACCTGCGGCGGGCACTGCCCGCGCCTTGGCAGATTGAACAGCCCCGTTATTTGATGCGCTCTACGGAACCGATGACTCCCGTCCCGATGCCCGCCGGGTATGACGTGCAGGCAACCGTAGAACATGGGGCTTCGGTGATCCGCTTGGTCGATGCCACCGGGCAGACCGCAGCGATGGGGCGCGTTGTGATGCACGGGGCAAGTGCAGTCTTCGACCGCATCGAGACGCAGGAAGCTCATCGCCGCAAGGGGCTCGGAACCAGTGTCATGAGCGCCTTGGACGACCTGGCCAAACAGGCTGGCGTATCGGAGCGCTTGCTCGTGGCAACGGAGGCCGGCTGCGCACTCTACCAGCGTCTGGGCTGGCGGGTAGTGGCCCCCTATGCAACGGCCGTGCTTCCCGCGTCATCGTTTACCGATCCAGCCACGCCTTGA